The Catenuloplanes niger genome includes a window with the following:
- a CDS encoding DUF2231 domain-containing protein: MQTRVRALGHPVHQMVIVFPLGLLVTGAIFDLVRLVTGNEIFGQVGFWNITAGLVGAIVAAVTGWLDWTSIPAGTRAKRIGLLHGTLNGLVLVLFGIAWLLRLDGTHQPGALPFTLEVLALVAGSIAAWFGGELVDRLGIGVHEDAHPDAASSLSR, translated from the coding sequence ATGCAGACACGAGTGCGCGCACTGGGACACCCGGTGCACCAGATGGTCATCGTCTTCCCGCTCGGTCTATTGGTGACCGGTGCGATCTTCGACCTGGTCCGGCTGGTCACCGGCAACGAGATCTTCGGCCAGGTCGGCTTCTGGAACATCACCGCCGGACTGGTCGGCGCGATCGTCGCGGCCGTCACCGGCTGGCTGGACTGGACCAGCATCCCGGCCGGCACCCGGGCCAAGCGGATCGGGCTGCTGCACGGCACGCTCAACGGCCTGGTGCTGGTGCTCTTCGGGATCGCCTGGCTGCTGCGCCTCGACGGGACGCACCAGCCGGGCGCGCTGCCGTTCACGCTCGAGGTGCTCGCGCTGGTCGCGGGCAGCATCGCGGCCTGGTTCGGCGGCGAGCTGGTCGACCGGCTCGGCATCGGCGTGCACGAGGACGCGCACCCGGACGCCGCCAGCTCACTGTCCCGATGA